The Pseudomonadota bacterium genome contains a region encoding:
- a CDS encoding DUF4199 domain-containing protein encodes MFRIITKYGSVSGLIVILTMILGHVLSGSEGFFAGAVFGYLVMLVALSMIFLGVKAYRDQELGGVIRFWPALAVGVGIAAVAGVAYVVAWEVYLAMTDYAFASEYTAGLIEQKRAAGLSEEALAAEIERLRAFEQQYLNPLFRIE; translated from the coding sequence ATGTTCCGCATCATCACCAAGTACGGCTCGGTTTCCGGGCTCATCGTTATTCTCACCATGATCCTCGGCCACGTGCTGTCCGGTAGCGAGGGGTTCTTCGCCGGCGCCGTCTTCGGCTACCTGGTGATGCTGGTGGCCCTGTCCATGATCTTCCTCGGCGTGAAGGCCTATCGCGACCAGGAACTCGGCGGGGTGATTCGCTTCTGGCCGGCGCTCGCCGTCGGGGTAGGGATCGCGGCCGTCGCCGGTGTGGCCTACGTGGTCGCCTGGGAGGTCTACCTGGCGATGACGGACTACGCGTTCGCCAGCGAGTACACGGCCGGGTTGATCGAGCAGAAGCGGGCGGCGGGGCTGAGCGAGGAGGCGCTGGCCGCCGAGATCGAACGGCTGCGGGCCTTCGAGCAGCAGTACCTGAACCCCCTGTTTCGGATTGAATGA